A portion of the bacterium genome contains these proteins:
- the panB gene encoding 3-methyl-2-oxobutanoate hydroxymethyltransferase, with the protein MKETRTTVPGLARMKRAGERITMLTAYDYAFARILDRAGIDVLLVGDSLANVVQGNDTTLPVTLDEMIYHTRLVARAANCALVVGDLPFGSYHGSIDDTVNNAVRMMKEGGAHCVKLEGGERVAERIAAITRMEIPVMAHIGLTPQSVHNMGGYRVQGRGDDGREQLLRDARAVQAAGAFAVVLECVPAKLAAELTAELEIPTIGIGAGVHCDGQVLVMHDLLGLGEGAPAKFVRQYVDLGAIVTRAAEMFAEEVRLQKYPEDHESY; encoded by the coding sequence ATGAAAGAGACTCGAACTACGGTTCCCGGACTCGCGCGGATGAAGCGCGCCGGTGAGAGGATCACGATGCTGACCGCGTACGACTACGCGTTCGCGCGGATTCTCGACCGGGCCGGCATCGACGTACTTCTGGTCGGCGATTCACTCGCCAATGTGGTCCAGGGCAATGACACGACTCTGCCCGTGACCCTGGACGAAATGATCTACCACACGCGCCTGGTGGCCCGCGCCGCAAACTGCGCCCTGGTCGTGGGCGATCTGCCCTTCGGCAGCTACCACGGAAGCATCGACGACACCGTCAACAACGCCGTCCGCATGATGAAGGAGGGCGGGGCCCATTGCGTGAAGCTCGAAGGCGGCGAGCGCGTGGCCGAGCGCATCGCAGCGATCACGCGCATGGAAATCCCGGTCATGGCGCACATCGGCCTCACCCCGCAGTCGGTCCACAATATGGGCGGGTATCGGGTTCAGGGGCGCGGTGACGACGGACGCGAGCAATTGCTGCGCGACGCGCGTGCGGTCCAGGCCGCCGGGGCCTTCGCCGTCGTGCTCGAATGCGTTCCTGCGAAGCTGGCCGCCGAGCTGACCGCCGAACTGGAGATTCCGACGATCGGCATCGGCGCTGGCGTGCACTGCGACGGTCAGGTGCTGGTGATGCACGATCTGCTCGGTCTGGGCGAGGGCGCCCCCGCCAAGTTCGTGCGCCAGTACGTCGATCTCGGAGCGATCGTGACCCGCGCGGCCGAGATGTTCGCCGAAGAGGTTCGCCTGCAGAAGTACCCGGAAGATCATGAGTCGTACTGA